The genomic DNA AATATAGACAACAACTCTTCCTCTACTGTTGATGCAGAGGCTAAGCTTCTTCAGTCATTCAGGCACTGTATTCTAAAGCTTATTAAACTGGAAGGATCCGAGTGGTTGTTTGGACAAAGCGATGGAGTTGATGAAGAACTGATTGACCGGGTAGCTGCACGAGAGAAGTTTATCTATGAAGCTGAGACTCGAGAAATAAATCAGGTGGGTCACATGGGTGAGCCACTGATTTCATCGGTTCCTAATTGTGGAGATGGTTGCGTATGGAGAGCTGATTTGATTGTGAGCTTTGGAGTTTGGTGC from Camelina sativa cultivar DH55 unplaced genomic scaffold, Cs unpScaffold07222, whole genome shotgun sequence includes the following:
- the LOC104774953 gene encoding ethylene-insensitive protein 2-like is translated as TYTLPQNASTTGTGSLWSRQPFEQFGVAERTGAVGEELRNRSNPINIDNNSSSTVDAEAKLLQSFRHCILKLIKLEGSEWLFGQSDGVDEELIDRVAAREKFIYEAETREINQVGHMGEPLISSVPNCGDGCVWRADLIVSFGVWCIHRVLD